In the genome of Parus major isolate Abel chromosome 2, Parus_major1.1, whole genome shotgun sequence, one region contains:
- the RPL14 gene encoding 60S ribosomal protein L14 — MVFKRFVEIGRVAFISFGPHAGKLVAIVDVIDQNRALVDGPCSGVRRQAMPFKCMQLTDFVLKFPHSARQKCVRLAWEKENINEKWSATRWAKKIEAREKKAKMTDFDRYKVMKAKRMRNRIIKHEMKKLQKLASKKGKKPGKPEKAPKGKKPEKAPKAKKPEKAPASKAPAPKAQKAQK, encoded by the exons ATG GTGTTCAAGCGCTTCGTGGAGATCGGCAGAGTTGCCTTCATCTCCTTCGGGCCACATGCTGGCAAACTGGTGGCCATCGTGGATGTTATTGACCAAAACAGG gCACTGGTGGATGGCCCCTGCAGTGGTGTCAGAAGGCAGGCCATGCCCTTCAAGTGCATGCAGCTGACTGACTTTGTCCTGAAGTTCCCACACAG TGCTCGTCAGAAGTGTGTGCGACTTGcttgggagaaggaaaatataaatgaaaaatggtcAGCGACAAGATGGGCAAAGAAGATTGAAGCCCGAGAAAAG AAAGCCAAAATGACTGACTTTGATCGTTACAAGGTGATGAAAGCGAAGAGAATG agaaacagaatcaTCAAGCATGAAATGAAGAAGCTCCAGAAGTTGGCTTCTAAAAAGGGCAAGAAGCCAGGGAAGCCAGAGAAGGCACCAAAGGGCAAAAAGCCAGAGAAGGCACCCAAGGCTAAGAAGCCAGAGAAGGCACCAGCATCCAAGGCACCAGCACCGAAGGCACAGaaggcacagaaataa